Genomic DNA from Manihot esculenta cultivar AM560-2 chromosome 15, M.esculenta_v8, whole genome shotgun sequence:
taagttgaATGAATCTCGAATATTTTTTTGTCTGAACGGAATTATTGAGAGGCTTTAGacttttaatcttttaatagTTCGTATATTAATATCAATCATATCTTTTAATAATACGATTTCAGtaattaaatctaaaatttttaatgagtGCAATAAACTTCACCCCAATATTCAACCGCTACATTTTCTGTTTCAGCAAAGCCAAGCTATCATACATTTTTTCTGTTtaggaaattttaaaaaagaaaagactatCAACAGCTAAAATTACATCCTTGTAATTCTTTAGATTGAAAAACCACtttcttatttatttctttcctttatttttttttcgtcgttgaaaaatttatatatatgcaCTCATAACTAGTATGATAATAAgtgcatttgaataaatttgaaaGATTTCAGATTTTACTCCCTcaattctcaaaaaaaaaaattatacttataatcaaatgatttatatttttttttttttgaaataggggtgggGAGTCgaatgattttattttgaaatttaatttatatactaattagtaattaaataaTTGAGTGATTATATatcactaattaaattaaattctctaatatatatttttacaatagTAATTATTTCCCAAATTCCATAAGTACCAAACAAAAAGATTCAATTAATTTGCAATATGAAGAAACCACTTAACCTAAAATGTTAAACTTACAAGTGAGGATTTCAATAATAGAAAACTTAATTTACTGAAGGATATGGACTTCTGCTGCCATACCCATGAAAGCAATCTTATTGCAAATATGTTCTACAGAGAAGTGTACATAATTTAACCTAGCTAGGTTGAAGAGAcacatgcatgcatgcatgcatattcaaatttcaaaagggaGTGTAAATTTGCATCTGGTTCAGTATCTGTTCAAAGTTGTCAGTTTGCTTCTCTATAGGATGAGTGTGCATCCCTTCATATGTTGTTATTACAGTGCCTTCATCTTTGGTTAGACGTTGCACTTGCTTCTTTACGTTGCACCCTTGATGTGTGCACCGATAGTAGCTCCTGCAAATCGTACGTATATGTAGTATTAGATCAGTGCAAATCAAATGAGAAATTAACGTACCATTTTGAAGAAATTAAAGGACAGAGAAAACAGTAAAACGACTGAACCGATCATGAGAATTCGAAATTAAATTCTTGATGATCGATTGCTGCTATGAATTCCATCCATTTCACTATAAATATGTACGGTATGTATACTGCACGTACGATGTACTTATACAACCCTTGTCTGAAAAGGACATACGCAAGTTCCGCTCTTTATCTAGCAGAATCTTGTTGCGTCCAAGCCGAACAAGAGAAAGATGAAGGATTATATTCATGGTGTGGGGTCTAGTGATCAGTTAATCGCATATGATAAGAGTAAAAAataagggaaaaagaaaaagatcaaAGAGAAGTGATCTGAGCCCAGGTAGGTAAAGATCTGTAGAAGTGAACAAACCTTGGGAATTTGTTGTTTTTGACAGCTTTTTGGCCGTATTTCCTCCACCGGTAACCATCATCTAGTATATCAACTCGGCTCCTGGTTTGAAAAGCATATCTGGGTTTTCTAATCTTCTTTCCTCCCTTCTTTTGCCCTGATTTTAGCTCGGTTTCAGACCCAACTGAAAAGTTTATACTTTGTGATGATGATGAGTTAAGGTCCTTGAATTCTTCTGTTCTTGGTACTTGATTGTCTATCTTCAATCCCAAGAACCCATTTGGATTATCTCCTTGAAAATTGTTAAAGCCATGAGAATTTGTCAGGGTTGACGATAAAGAACATGAAGGAGGCCCTGCTGATGAAAAAGGAAATAACATTTGGAATTTTTCCATGGAAATATCCAGTGCCTACCAACAGAAAGAAAACAGAAACAGGAAGAAGAAGTAGAGGAATGTTTAAGGGGTAGAGAGTAATATATGTACATTGCCATTGAAAGAAtttgttttaaataattttttcaagatgattttttttttagaaaaaaaaaaagaaagaaaaacgtGCTTTCAAtctcaaaaaaaaaaggtgcccaggaattaaaaaaaaaaaaaaaagaaaaaaagaaaaaagacctCAACGACATCATCTCTTTGGAGAGTAAAAGAATAGGAAAAAtcaaaagaaatataaattaatataatataggtaaatatatttttctgtgTGGAATAATCATGGTTTTGATTTTGGGTCAATGTGGTTAGCACAAAGCTTAGACTAGTAGCAGTTGCCATTTGGACAGAACATTATTTTTCCACATCACaaatttatgttaatgttaCCATATGATTTATTATAGGCCACATGTTCTTTTTAAAGCTTCTTTTTCTTTAGTGCAGTCTGCGTATGGCTGCCCTATGAGTTTCCTTGAAGCTGCTTAATATCCCCTCGTGGTTCATGTATTTGCCTTGCTTTAATTTGTTTCCCATCTTAATCATACGCTCAACCACTAACAAAAGGAGTTTCGACTATAGTTTTCAGACATTTCATTGAAGTTTCATATCCAACCGTTAGTCTAAATTTGTTTGATAAAATCAACATTATTGATTCGgcaactttttatttaaaataaagtaaaaaatttgattttgatcgagaaaataaattgataaagaATTATTTAGATTTCGTTAGTAATTTTAACCAATCCAATATTGTTTGGTTAAAACgagataagagaaaagataaattaaaaaataaaaaatattattaaaatttttcaaaatttgaaaagtgagtttttaaTAGTTAacgaatattatttataataaaaataaaattttaccatgcaaaattagaaaaatatttaaaatatttaaaaaactaattaaaatataaaattaatttaaaattttcatatcgaaTCTTGTGATAACGCCTGTAGCCCACATCATAATTTTGAAAGTCGTAGATGTCAAAATt
This window encodes:
- the LOC110601468 gene encoding probable WRKY transcription factor 75, coding for MEKFQMLFPFSSAGPPSCSLSSTLTNSHGFNNFQGDNPNGFLGLKIDNQVPRTEEFKDLNSSSSQSINFSVGSETELKSGQKKGGKKIRKPRYAFQTRSRVDILDDGYRWRKYGQKAVKNNKFPRSYYRCTHQGCNVKKQVQRLTKDEGTVITTYEGMHTHPIEKQTDNFEQILNQMQIYTPF